Genomic DNA from Choristoneura fumiferana chromosome 16, NRCan_CFum_1, whole genome shotgun sequence:
gaaacccaaaattcaaccgcccaaatcttgaaaagcctactacagctatctcgatataaattacggacgtcgttgcagaaggcatgggggggggctgcgggcgcttatgtcacgagcgataaagacagcaatatcccaaacggaTAAATAACggggccgcgcggccggcagggaaacttctcgcACTGCCTGCTTGTTTCTTGTCATTTAATAGAGCAGCGCTGCGTAAGGCGGGTCTCTGTTCTATTTAAACATACTTTTTCCACTTTTAGCGTACTTTGACGTTCAGTTTTACCAAGTtagttaaaacaattaaaatagaatCGACTCATAAGAAATACGGTTCTATTTTGTGTCGAGTGTCCGGATTTGACAGAAGCATTTCCAAGGTAAGTTGGTAATCGAAAATTAACATAAAGATCTTATCCTTTTGACTTCTCTGGTAGCAAATGTGCTATTTTAGCAAGCAATGGTTAGAACCAATGCTGTAAGTTTAAAAacacggtttttttattatacacgggtttaaattttttttttttttggatcttGGAATGTACCTATTCTATTTAAGTGAATATTAAATAGTGATTAGTTGATTACTGAATTTTAAGGCTGAAATTTTGACAGTACGTATTACGAGTCAACTTATTATGAAGCCGtggttttaaaaatagtttattggtATGTTGTACTAAATATAAATGAGGAAATTGAgatgtttttaagtaatttctaaccaaatgatacctacctacgtacTGCAAAACATTACCTACGTCTTCAGttgttgttttattgttttgatgtgTTAAgggtatattaatattatatcttTTTGAGATTTTTGTACAACTTAAAGTTAAGGTAAGTACTAAGAGACATAgatctttctttcttataatgtattgtattgaattgtattgtaactctttcttgtacataatattaaagatacgaaaattacagttaaaaaGAGAAAGAGACATGATGTTGTTATCCATTAAATTGAGAGAAATAGTTatgtaaatacaaaaaaagtaatCAAAAATGCGTTAAGCAGGCTTGTAATGGTTTGCTCGTGCGGTTTTCTAACAGTTTGTTATTACTGTGTACATGTTTGgatttttgtttattcattaatattattaactttacagttgtttaatttaaatttaaagatgACTGATATCAGGCTCATTAAGAGTTTACAGTGCAGCGAACAAAGTCATAAGGACATGAAGAATTTTATTTGTACCGAGTTTGATGTTACTGGTGCACACCTGGTAcgattacaattttattattatgtaggtcAACCACCGTGAGCTCtaccttttcacaataaatgCCCCAATCACTTTCTTCATTAGTGCGTTAAAAGGTTCCGGATACAAAATTATTTCGATTTACTTCATgcttagataattaaagacttttattatattaaattatttttaattgtctttaattatctaagaCTTTGTGTGATGCAAGTATAAGTGCAGAAAGTAAGTAATAGATTAATTAACTAATAGAGTACAAACATAAAAGTGTAACGAAACTCGGTTTGTTTTCTCTGGCGCATATATATCGAGGCTCTAAACTAACTTGTTTAATTATTTGCATCAAAATGTTTATAATCAAAGAACATCAATCTGTTTTTGGGCATTTCaagaataaatcaataaaattattcacatTATGTACAAATTTACGATTGGGTTTGGATAAGCCTACAGAGCAAACAATTTTACTTTCGACCCGTCGATACTTttgtacctataatataaaTTGGCTGTCTAAATAATGCTATTGCATTTATCtaacctttttttatatatacccTCCTGGGgctcaaagtgataatactagtacatattatTAGCAATAGAagttatatcttttgaaaaaggaataaagtgtcattttttctgtttcattcaaatttacaaaaacgataaattcaactttatctatgagacattaagttttaaatttcgatgtcatattATGTCATATGGTGGGCCGCAGGGAGATACTCAGCGGCattaaatttggcccactctccatacaaaataacctatttttgcatacatttgaccGCCAGATTTTTTGTCGCTCAGTATATATACCTGGCatatttttagtataaattTAATAGGACATTTCACACCAAGTGGCTTAGTCTTCAAATAAGCAAAGCTAATTTTATGAGTACTAGACACGGAATCATGCCTACTTGTATGGATAAATACATGTTAAATACTCAAGACTCGAGAGCAAATATTCATTATGAATCATTATCATACATAATAATCAGCCCTGACCGGGGATCAAACCCGGacatcaagcttcgtagtcaggttctctaaagcccagtttggactttaaagaaaaattgtgcaagttccATCACATGGCGGCGCATGTCGATTGATCACTTTAAACTTGTTCGTTTTACGGTCTCGCAATGTAAAGCGacttgcaggtctaaaccggGCTTAACTCAGCTATCCGGCAATCTAATGATCTTCCCTACTTTCTtactagacgaccagatggcctagtggttagagaacctgactacgaagcttgaggtcccgggttcgattcccgtgtcggggcagatatttgtatgaaaaatacgaatgtttgttctcgggtcttgggtgtttaataatattatgtatttaagtatgtgtatctatctatataattatatttatccgttgcttagtacccataacacaagctttgctaagcttactttgggagtaggtcaattggtgtgaattgtcccgtgatatttatttattatttatttactctaaGCAATACTACATCCAAGTCAAGTTTTTTGTCAAAACATTGTTTATTTTGGTAACAGGATATACCCGGAGCCCCGCTGGTGTGTACGATTGACGGAACCGCCATACTCGTCGGCCTTGCTTGCGGCGTTCAGAAAATACCTGGCACCAAGGGTAAAACAGGGACCCTCTTCACAAGAGTCTCTAGTTACAATCAATTCATCAAAGGTCATAGTAACGTACACATCTTAAATGTGAAGTATTCATGCTTGTGTATCTTTATGACAAATTATATCAGACTGCAGCTGCTTTAATGACGTGTTTTTTCTAATTGCTTCAATTCTAGTTAAATTATTGGATGTATACACGGGTTAAACTATGTTTTGCATATGTTTGAGAACAGCAAATACGTACAAAAGTACGTCTTGTAAACTATTTAAAAGAGTAGAATGATCTGTTTGaaggtatagtcaccagcaccaatatctgacacaacaagcgtgcataaatatctgatacgactctaatttagggccggaaggacgtgtcagatgtttttgcacgctccgctgtggcagatattaatgctggtgactgtacttcagCACGAGCAGGAGTAATCTATGTTGGACCTTAcctatatacgagtattt
This window encodes:
- the LOC141436261 gene encoding uncharacterized protein isoform X3; this encodes MLRKDYRTQGVNSLTNTYAVGGFLDSRGYKPNEQSEYAQWRLLKSVIVPENYGYRNEFPIGDIAVVRTLTFSFTKLVKTIKIESTHKKYGSILCRVSGFDRSISKLFNLNLKMTDIRLIKSLQCSEQSHKDMKNFICTEFDVTGAHLDIPGAPLVCTIDGTAILVGLACGVQKIPGTKGKTGTLFTRVSSYNQFIKGHSNVHILNVKYSCLCIFMTNYIRLQLL